TGTTCTGCGTATTCTTTTAGCCATCATACTCATCCCAACGATGCATATTTCATCGACTGGTGTGAAGAAACCGCTTTTGTTCACTCATTATATCGTGCAATCTAAGAAAATTCAATGAATATTTTGATCACGGTTACGAGAAAAGGAGATTGACATGAGGTTGTTACATGTTAAGTTTGTGCCTACTAATGCCTCTATAGGGCTTGGTGTACATATCCAACAAGTCTATAAAAAAATCGATCATCGTCCAGGGTAAGAGGGGCTAGAGGAATGTCTCTTAACAAGTTCACGCCTTCTAATACTCATTATATGATATGTCGTAGGCGTACACCACAACTTAAGAGCGTCGCTGATGAGACATGTTGTACCCCTAATTAATTGTATATTCTGAAATTGAACATCTGGTATGAATAAAACAACAAGAAAATTAGAAAACTCGTCCAATTAATctgtaatattaaatttaatcaatCATAACAATGTCACATTAAAGTTAACTCATTCAATTGTGATTGGAAACACGCTAAATCATCCATAAACACCAATTTGTTGTAAGAAATTATCATGTcgcattaaataattaaaattaaaacgcTAAATTACCATGTCGTGTTAAATAATAGTTATGTCCAATTTTTTGTGATTATATCCAAAGTTTTgatgaatttcattttttaaattcaaacagtTACGTATTTTGTCAATTgcgatcaaattttttattaaattcatttcCAATTTTGCAAGAAGGCCTATAATTGGGCCCAAAGCCAACAAAAGCCCAATGTATGAAGAAAAAGCTCGTGATAATAGTCAAAGTATGTAAACCATTCAAACACGGTCAAAATCAAAAGACGTAGGTAAATGGTTTTTTCAAGGTCGAAGATCAAAATAGTTGAAAGTTATACGACGTGGGAAAGTGAACTCTTTAAAGTAACTGAAAAAGTATGTGAACAACAAATAAATCTTCTTGGACAAACTGCTTGAGGTTAATAGTAAAAATCAAATACCAACTGCTTGAGGTTACTCCAAACTAAACTGTTAATACACTATCAAGTATAAAAGCAGTAAAATAGTAACAAAATTAACCAcagttaaattttcaattatactaGCTcaacgtttactaactttatGTTCTTCATTCTTACTTGTAAACacatttattaatttgaatgcaattttttttagcattttggtATAATAATTGAAGTACTTATCTTAAAGTTCAACAAATCCATAAGTCGCTTGTTTAAAGTCAAGTCCGCATGTTGAAAAGTGGGATTCACTTTCTGACACTCCCACAATTCAATCATTTATTGTTCAGTTTTTACTAAAAAGATCAACACTTTTATACTAATTCATTTTAGAAGTTAGagaagattttaaaaatttaatcgtATTTAACAAAGGAcgcaaattttgaattttaaaaaagaaatttgaaattttgaacaTAGTCGCAAATATAtttgttaaattaaatataattaatgaaTAATTCGCAATTAATGAAAAGCATTAAGATTTAAattaaaggcttaattccttaaaaaaaccctcaccttgcatttttttttcatttataccctgaccttgtaaaaacaccatttgtacccaattttgagtttttatgtttcatctctacccaaaagtattaaattgtactcttttcatttgaaaaaaagtttaaaataatccttcatttttaacttatatactaattagatattaatgttattaatagtacaaaaatatcatcttcgaaaaaaaattaaaaataataataatttttttaaaaaaaaaatgtttccgattttttttttaatttttttaaaaaatatttctgacaaaaaattaaaattaaaataataattttttttattttataaaattaaaaaaattaattaattatttggatgtatttgattattttttaagtttaaggatttatttgcattttttaaaataaaaaaaagtatgttttaaactcttttccaaatgaaaaaaagtacaatttaatacttttgggtagggatgaaacataaaaacccaaaattaggtacaaatggtgtttttacaaggtcagggtataaacgaaaaaaaagtgcaaggtggggtttttttaaggaattaagcctaaattaaaTTGTAGTTTTAGTGCAATAGGCGAAATAGAACAACAAAACCAATAAGAATCAAAGGGTCAATGAATAAAAATCCTGGCAAACTGCAAAGCAGTTGCACAAATGTTGGAAAAGGACTCCCATGTCCGAACCCGAAGTCTTGGTCTCTTATGACCTCTGCCACTAGTAAGAACTAATGGACCAAAAACAGGGAGTacaaatttttcaaatatttgtcAAACCCCGCCTTAACCCGCCTAAATTTCCAAATAATAGAAACACATTTATTTGGCTCAACTACTAATTATTACTCATTTAAATTATtcactgaatttttttaattttaaagaacgTAACATGCTTAGCAATTGGCATATGCTACACAATGATACCTGTAACGCTTTTAtgtacatttaaataaaaatagaaaaagcctAATCTATTGgcactttcacatttttattttttacaaaaccCACCTTTAAGCTAATCTGAAACAATGACAATtgtattaaataacaaaaatgataCCCACTTTCGGTTTGTAGAGTAATATAGAAGTAACATGTCATATAAAGcaaaaagattataaaaataaaagataagagttaataacattttatttatttattaaaattcattttcgaGTAAAGAATCAATCTGGTTTTTGATCTTGCAGCTCGAAACAAATAACTTATTTCCAACAATATTGATCAAATTATGCTAATATTCatcatttttacatcaattaagaataaaaattgaaaaatatatacaaatctgaaaattaaaatcatttaatttatttttaattaaattaaaaaatattatccttAATTGAACTAAAAATTGAATGAATGAAGCTAGATGTTCAACCACAAATCAATAAATGCAAGAAACTAATAAACCCTTTGTtcaatatattattttcaaatatccAAATGAATTATGAAAGAGATTAGGGTACTATTTCTATgaaaaaagttactaaacaaaggaTAAATAAGAAACGACGCCGTTGATAAGATTTACATTAAAGTTACAATTACACAAATAAAACCTATTTTCCTTCATCTCAACATTACACAACAACAAAAGCTAACACAaaacaaaatagaaaaagacAGCTGATTAAAAAAAGCTAAATAAACATCAATTAGTagaaaattaaactaaactaaCACTAAACTACCACAcctacatttttaaaattaaaaaaaaaagaataaaaataaaattaaaataacactttctttttctttaacaTCTTCTTTATCTCGTCCCTCAACCGGCCACCGGCGCCACCGCAGGCTTCACCTTCGCCGGTCTACCTCTTCCTCTCTTCACACCTGACACCTGCTTCGTCGGAGAAGAAGCCGGAGCCGGAACTGAAACCACAGCTGGAGCTGGAGCTGGAGCTGAACCTTCAGCTACAGGTGTCGACTTAGGAGGACGTCCACGTGGCCGACCACTACTAGCCGGAGCAGAAGCCGGTTTAGGAGAAGTAGGTTCAGGAGCAAAGGGATCTTTAGCTTTAGGAGGACGGCCACGTGGTCTAGGAGAAGAAGGAACCGCTCCGGTTTGAACCGAATCCTTCGGCTTCGGAGGACGGCCGCGACCGCGCTTCGGCGGCGCGTTAGGGTCAGGTTTCATGTAATTATTCTTCACAAGAACAAGCTCGCCGGTCTGTTTCATTCTGTTGAGGTGGTGAGAGAGGAGAGTGACGTGTGCCGGCGGCAGATCAGGATAAGTTGTCTCTATTTGCTGCGAGATCGCTGACTTGTTTGACCCGTTCTTATCGCTTAATGTCTCAATCGCCGCTAAAATCATCTAGACAACACAAAACAAACAATTCGGACAGTCAGTACATAAGTACAGTTAAAATACAACTACATTGCTCAAAAACGGTGACGTTTTGCACCGTTTTTAAGCTAGTGAATTAAGAATAACTAAACTACCTCAGGATACGGAGGAATAGTGGAGGACTGCTGCGGCTGGGGTGGTTGTGGTGGCGGCGGCTCTAGAGGAACTGAAAAGAGAGGATTATCGGTGGGGGTTTGAATTGTGGCCATCGGAGTTGGATTGAATTTTCTCGGGAAAATTTGGGTGAGAAAATGAAGGAAAATTTAACTGTTTGGTTATGGAGAGAGACCGATGTAGGAAAGGGGGATTTAAAAAGGAGAAGAGTTC
This window of the Mercurialis annua linkage group LG5, ddMerAnnu1.2, whole genome shotgun sequence genome carries:
- the LOC126682128 gene encoding HMG-Y-related protein A-like gives rise to the protein MATIQTPTDNPLFSVPLEPPPPQPPQPQQSSTIPPYPEMILAAIETLSDKNGSNKSAISQQIETTYPDLPPAHVTLLSHHLNRMKQTGELVLVKNNYMKPDPNAPPKRGRGRPPKPKDSVQTGAVPSSPRPRGRPPKAKDPFAPEPTSPKPASAPASSGRPRGRPPKSTPVAEGSAPAPAPAVVSVPAPASSPTKQVSGVKRGRGRPAKVKPAVAPVAG